The genomic interval CCTAAGAATTCCGAACTACCATCAGAGTCTGTATAAATCATATCGTTCATATCTACATCGATTTGCTGCCCTTTATCTGTGACAGCGTTCAACAATGAGTTCCATCCTATATTTTTCTCTTCTAAATTCTCAGCATCATATGAAACTTGAACATAGATTAATTCATCGCCAATTGCCTTACCGTCATTATACATTTTATAAGCTTCTTTTGTTGCTTCGTCCATGTCAGTCTTTTTGAATAATTTAATTTCTTTAACTGTGACTTTTAAAGGCGAAATATCGATAGTTTCGTTTACATTTTTAATCTTTAATAACTCTAGTGTTCCTCCATCAACTTCCCCTTTTTGTCCAGCTTTCGTAAATACGATATCGCCATTCTCTGTTTTTTCAGGTTTATTAGAAACCTCTTTTTGTTCAGCTGGTTTCGGATCTTCCTTTGGCTCTGTGCTACTCTGTGTATTTTCCTCTCCACAAGCAGCTAGGCCTAATGCTAGTAAAGCAGTCATGCCCATTAGTAAAAATTTCTTCAAAATTATTGCCCCCTTAAATAATACTGGTTCAAACAACCTGTATTAAAGGTTACTAGTTTTGGAGAATTCTTGTAAATAGACCTTTCATTTTTAAAATTGGTTGATCCTCCCGCCAATACAGATCATCGACTTTTACTTCTAAATAATCTAGCTAATTTAAAAAGATGTACTGCTGATTCTGTTGTTACAAAAGATGTCCCTACTAATACGAAGAAGCAGAATAGTTTAAGTAGACATAGAAACGAGATTTTTAATCTATTGTGAGATATGAGCAATGACACTTCCTGCGCTTATATTACTATTTTTCTTTCGATTCTAAAAAAGCATCGACGGATTCATCCAATAATCTTTCTCGATTCGGGTCTTCATTGACATCTGTATCTACTTCTATTGCTTGTTTAAGTATGCCGTATGTATCATCTTCTTTATTTAATCGATTAACTTGATTTTTATGTGGGACTGGATTATGGCGATTATTTTTTTGATTTGGCATATAATCTCCTTCTGTAACAGGTATTTTATAATTAGTATGAACAATTAATCCAAAATAAAATTCAATACTACGTTTAGATTGATTATTATTTCAGTTTCTTTCACGAACTGGGGCCTGTAATTGATTAATGAGGAGCTTTCTTATCTATTTTCACAACTTTCATTCTTTAACTATCGGGTGCTGAGCTTCAAATAAGTAGTAAGGATTTTTTTATTGTACTAAAAAGTTACGTTAGATTAATTAATGGGTTTGGAAGGAGAGAAATAAAGAAAAGAGTCACTTAAAAACATGCTCTTTCCTTTTTTATTTATCAAGGTTATTAGAATCAATCCCTTCTTTTTTATGGTGTCTCTAAATCTCCACGACCCAAATAGGTAGATTCCTTGTCGGCGAACTCCTTCTTATTGTCTTGTTTTTCTTGCGTTTTATCGACATTAGGAGATTCAATCTCAACCATTTGATTTGTTGGATATTGTGAAAACACTTCTTTGCTTTCTTCATTGTTCATGTGTAACACCTCCCCTTATATTGTGTCCAATCATGAGGTTTTTTATGAAAAGGGTAATTATAGGAATGGTTACATACTGTTATAGAGGCAGCTTTTTTTGTTTCACTAACAAAGCAGTTTAGTTGAAGAGGGTTGTTTAATTTTGTACAACAAACGGGCCATTTAATGGAATAACACTTTAAAGAAAACTTGCTTTACGGGACAAGTCTATCCACAATCAAGTGAAATTCATTCATCAACTATTTGGAATGTCTGCATAAGAACAGATTCCATTAGGAGTCTATATACCTCTTTCAAATAAATGCAATCTTTGCACCAGAACCATAATAAATTGATATGACACCGAATTATGGGGAACTGTGATTAAATTTAAAAAGGAAGGACCAATCACAATTCCTACAATCATAAACAATGCTACATCTGGAATTTTAATACGTTCTGCTAATTTCATCGTTAATAGCCCTAAGAGAAAGACCATGGTAATCATATATAATTCGTGTTGAACGATATCCATGACAGTGGCTTCCATAAATTAATTCTCCTTTCAATTCTATAAGGTTAGAATGTTCTTGTCGTATTGAAGATATTTAAAATAAATCTTACTAATTTGTTAAATCGGCCATTAATGATTGAGGAAGAAGTGCTCATCCACAAATCGCTTAAATAAAATTGTTAATGTATTCTATAATTTCTAAAAACTGTATATCTTATTACTAATAAGGGGAGGGAAGATAAATAAATTTTTAAAGGATGGGTATTAATTATGAAAACCCAAGAAAAGCTGTTAATCTTGCTTAATGTAATCCTAATAATTATGGCTGTGTCATATTTGGAGACAAAAACTAATTTGGCCACTTCAGAAAACGTTCCTTTAAATGTTCCCGTTGATGGACAAGTTAAGACTTTAGTTAATGATGTAAATGGGAATATATACACTTTAGAAACTAAATTGGTAGGGCAAAAGAAAGAGAATGGATATCTAGTGGAGATATATAGGGAATATGAGATCTATAAAGATAATAATGGTAAAATCATTAAGAGTATTCCTACATCTCATTTTGAGTATCTACGTTACGCTGAGTGAGAAGAATACTTCAATACCATTAGAATAACATTTCCATCTTTTCTGAGTTCTGTTTGTACAATACTCCTAGAATGTTCATCTAATATTGCTGTTGTTAGGTCATTCATGAGAAGAAGATAAAAGTGAAAAAGGCAATACACTTTGATATGTAGTGTATTGCCTTTTTTATTTAGAAGATTTCATACTTTAATTAATTTTGAAATTGTTTATATACATATTCGTCACTTGGTTTTTGAATGGTTTCCCATGATTGTACCTTAACGATTGGAATGGTCTTTTTAAATGGCTGATAGTACAAGGAACTTACTTTGCC from Peribacillus asahii carries:
- a CDS encoding cation:proton antiporter domain-containing protein; its protein translation is MEATVMDIVQHELYMITMVFLLGLLTMKLAERIKIPDVALFMIVGIVIGPSFLNLITVPHNSVSYQFIMVLVQRLHLFERGI